A part of Thalassophryne amazonica chromosome 3, fThaAma1.1, whole genome shotgun sequence genomic DNA contains:
- the rbm12 gene encoding RNA-binding protein 12 translates to MAVVIRLQGLPIVAGTMDIRHFFSGLTIPDGGVHIVGGEHGEAFIVFATDEDARLGMMRTGGSIKGSKVSLLLSSKTEMQNMIELSRRRFEAGAVSVDVVVPTAGNASRQAASVPMPSVGQPGSTGRSGSIGNQGFSNTQASVTASSSQEPQANKTVANLTSVVPSFTNSFSSAPIITTALASLNAGPPAIPPLPNITSMPPIATLPTIPVPPPLSSLPPVPTVSPLPQGPPVLPMSHLPHMSSLPPFNPSLPPPAGLGSGLPLGTPNPMLFNPLASLGIQAHMKAAAAVATGGVAANPDELFVLLQNLPFSCSEVEVREFFRGLGVEGVRLIRDGQGRPTGRAVVKFFSPHDSFEAVKRGGGMMGQRFIEITPATERQWTSFTDGMPGQVPHNSSKPINVNQSHDHQHRRDHVGPGGRDQRGRSRSPHRHEFCIYLKGLPYEADKKQLKEFFKNLSIVEDSVYIAYGPTGRATGEGFLEFKTEQDYKTALGAHMQYMGNRFIQVHPVSRKGMLEKIDMIRKRETDHSDGKNHDPMKAPRNCAHISNIPYNISKKDVRAFLEGIGIYEDSLKVLTDSQGNGLGQAIFQLRSEEDAHKAERLHRQKLNGRDAFIHLVTFEQMKEIERNPPPQTKRGQRNQNQQNQTQTLNQHQPAQPSPQQPQINPFAGIGGEEFNFFRSPMGNLSTPPFVSTFSAPGNGLAGPPPLTPLGPGLGEVNLNVAPPLVAGLPGAPLLEPPGFRPGAAGGGPFGQEGLRGLAPFDNTTRKGSGGGGGGGQNRGGGPNTSQVPVHPGSGAASGQPVFQPGPDSIRNQPAPSGPNNPNGQHGAAGPTVVKLQNMPFTVTVDEIMDFFYGYQVLPGSVCLQFSEKGLPTGEAMVAFQNHEEATAAVMDLNDRPIGARKVKISLG, encoded by the coding sequence ATGGCGGTAGTCATCAGGCTGCAGGGTCTGCCTATTGTGGCTGGCACCATGGATATCAGACACTTCTTCTCTGGCCTCACCATCCCTGACGGGGGAGTGCATATTGTGGGGGGTGAGCACGGTGAGGCCTTCATTGTGTTTGCCACTGATGAAGATGCCCGTCTGGGGATGATGCGTACAGGTGGGTCCATTAAGGGCTCCAAAGTGTCCTTGTTGCTTAGCAGTAAGACTGAAATGCAGAACATGATTGAGCTGAGCCGCCGCAGGTTTGAAGCTGGTGCAGTTTCTGTAGATGTTGTTGTGCCTACAGCGGGAAATGCCAGTCGTCAAGCTGCCTCTGTACCCATGCCCTCTGTGGGCCAACCAGGTTCAACGGGGAGAAGTGGTAGCATTGGCAACCAGGGTTTTAGTAACACACAGGCCTCAGTGACAGCCAGCTCCTCTCAAGAGCCACAGGCCAACAAGACGGTTGCCAACCTGACCAGTGTGGTACCCAGCTTCACCAATAGTTTCAGTTCTGCCCCCATAATCACCACAGCTCTTGCATCTCTAAATGCTGGTCCTCCAGCAATTCCTCCACTTCCCAATATCACCTCTATGCCCCCAATTGCCACGTTGCCCACAATTCCTGTTCCTCCTCCATTGTCCTCTCTCCCACCTGTACCTACTGTTTCCCCACTACCCCAAGGACCTCCAGTACTTCCTATGTCTCATCTTCCCCATATGTCATCCCTGCCTCCTTTCAACCCTTCCCTGCCACCCCCTGCAGGGCTGGGCTCTGGTCTTCCTTTAGGAACTCCCAACCCCATGTTGTTTAATCCTCTGGCCTCTCTTGGCATTCAAGCCCATATGAAAGCTGCTGCAGCTGTCGCTACTGGAGGAGTAGCAGCTAATCCAGATGAACTATTTGTACTCTTGCAAAATCTCCCATTCTCCTGCTCAGAGGTTGAAGTTAGAGAGTTTTTTCGGGGACTGGGGGTGGAAGGGGTTCGTCTAATCAGAGATGGACAGGGTCGTCCAACAGGCAGGGCTGTGGTTAAATTCTTCTCACCTCATGACAGCTTTGAAGCTGTAAAACGGGGCGGGGGAATGATGGGCCAAAGGTTCATTGAGATTACTCCAGCCACTGAGCGGCAATGGACCAGCTTTACTGATGGTATGCCAGGCCAGGTCCCTCACAATAGCAGCAAACCAATTAATGTCAACCAATCACATGACCATCAGCATCGTCGCGATCATGTTGGGCCAGGAGGCAGGGATCAGCGTGGACGGTCACGATCTCCACACCGGCATGAATTCTGTATTTACCTGAAAGGCCTTCCTTACGAAGCTGACAAGAAACAGCTGAAAGAGTTTTTTAAGAATTTGTCCATTGTGGAAGACAGTGTCTACATTGCATACGGGCCCACTGGGCGAGCCACTGGAGAGGGTTTCCTTGAATTCAAGACAGAACAGGACTACAAGACTGCTCTAGGAGCACACATGCAATACATGGGCAACCGCTTCATTCAGGTGCATCCAGTCAGCCGGAAAGGAATGCTGGAGAAGATTGACATGATTCGAAAACGTGAAACGGATCACAGTGATGGCAAGAACCACGATCCTATGAAAGCTCCTAGGAATTGTGCACACATCAGCAACATCCCTTACAATATCTCTAAGAAAGATGTCCGTGCCTTCTTGGAGGGGATTGGAATTTATGAGGATAGTCTCAAGGTCCTGACAGATAGCCAAGGCAATGGTTTAGGACAAGCAATCTTCCAACTACGGTCAGAGGAAGATGCCCATAAGGCTGAGAGGCTCCACCGCCAGAAACTCAATGGTCGCGATGCATTCATCCACCTGGTGACTTTTGAGCAGATGAAGGAGATTGAGAGGAATCCTCCCCCTCAGACCAAGAGGGGACAGCGCAATCAGAACCAGCAAAACCAAACCCAAACATTAAACCAACATCAACCAGCTCAGCCCAGTCCGCAACAGCCTCAAATCAACCCATTTGCTGGGATAGGTGGGGAGGAGTTCAACTTTTTTAGGAGTCCAATGGGAAATCTCAGCACTCCTCCATTTGTTTCCACATTCTCAGCCCCAGGGAATGGGTTGGCAGGCCCTCCTCCTCTAACACCTCTGGGACCTGGGCTGGGTGAAGTCAATTTGAATGTAGCGCCTCCACTTGTTGCTGGTCTTCCTGGTGCTCCCCTCTTGGAGCCTCCGGGTTTTCGACCTGGAGCTGCAGGAGGAGGTCCGTTTGGTCAGGAAGGGTTGAGAGGCTTGGCACCCTTTGATAATACTACCAGGAAAggaagtggaggaggaggaggaggaggccagAACCGAGGAGGAGGCCCTAATACCAGTCAAGTACCAGTGCACCCAGGGAGTGGAGCTGCAAGTGGACAGCCAGTGTTCCAACCTGGTCCTGACAGCATACGGAACCAACCAGCCCCAAGTGGTCCAAACAACCCCAACGGGCAACATGGTGCGGCTGGGCCAACAGTGGTGAAACTCCAGAACATGCCATTCACCGTGACGGTGGATGAGATCATGGACTTCTTCTATGGCTACCAGGTTCTGCCCGGCTCCGTCTGCCTACAGTTCAGTGAGAAAGGCCTTCCAACGGGTGAGGCCATGGTGGCCTTCCAGAATCATGAGGAGGCTACTGCTGCTGTCATGGACCTGAATGACCGACCCATTGGAGCACGCAAGGTCAAGATTAGCCTGGGTTAG